Proteins found in one Bicyclus anynana chromosome 24, ilBicAnyn1.1, whole genome shotgun sequence genomic segment:
- the LOC112045398 gene encoding zinc finger protein 761-like codes for MKMNKKRVNMEEYYSSLLNMPLPLFSKDSKRKPKCRVCLQAGDMPIASVKKPRELEEALNIFGGILLEDDDEKPMYLCYVCYKFLKSAILFRKAAQRSNEALKEPSFKQSPDHFQDYDYSGPLEDTKSNDDYSNNEFQCKLEPIQVDRKVQCPICKKIVNKPYYYKTHLKLHDPNLPEPYVCDICGKSFKIKNVYTNHRVRHETRFIYKCELCPYVGRYKERLSRHMRVHIGDLKYLCTQCPARYISKGSLSDHIKLKHTEPQFKCDSCNKAFHSSLNLQRHIDVAHLRIKRHECNICGSAFGYRHDLLKHQRQVHKRAALRHRFKTGSKAMSNNNSE; via the coding sequence ATGaagatgaataaaaaaagggtcAATATGGAAGAATATTACAGCAGTTTACTAAACATGCCTTTGCCATTGTTCAGTAAAGATTCAAAACGTAAACCCAAGTGTAGGGTATGTCTGCAGGCTGGTGACATGCCGATAGCCAGTGTTAAAAAGCCTCGTGAATTAGAAGAAGCCCTTAATATATTTGGTGGCATCTTGTTAGAGGATGACGACGAGAAACCGATGTATCTATGCTACGTTTGCTATAAGTTTCTAAAGAGTGCGATATTATTCAGGAAAGCTGCACAGAGGAGTAACGAAGCGTTGAAAGAACCATCTTTCAAACAATCCCCTGACCATTTTCAAGATTATGACTATTCTGGACCATTGGAAGACACTAAATCAAACGATGATTATTCAAATAACGAATTCCAGTGTAAACTAGAGCCCATACAAGTCGACAGAAAAGTTCAATGTCCTATATGTAAGAAAATTGTCAATAAACCGTACTATTATAAAACACATTTGAAATTACACGATCCAAATTTACCAGAACCGTATGTATGCGATATATGTGGGAAATCTTTCAAAATAAAGAATGTTTACACTAACCATAGGGTGAGACATGAAACACGgtttatatataaatgtgaattaTGTCCGTACGTGGGTCGGTACAAAGAGAGGTTATCAAGGCATATGAGAGTCCACATAGGTGACTTAAAGTATCTGTGCACTCAATGCCCTGCTAGATACATTTCTAAAGGCAGCTTGAGTGATCATATCAAACTGAAACATACTGAGCCACAGTTCAAATGTGATTCATGCAATAAGGCATTTCATAGTAGTTTAAATCTCCAAAGACATATCGATGTTGCACATTTGAGAATAAAAAGACACGAATGTAACATATGTGGTTCCGCATTCGGTTACAGACACGATTTGTTGAAACATCAGAGGCAGGTGCATAAACGAGCAGCCTTGAGACATCGATTCAAAACAGGTTCTAAAGCTATGAGTAATAATAAcagtgaataa
- the LOC112045390 gene encoding zinc finger protein 652-A-like has product MVTSYYIMKMNQNRGMDMDEYYSNLHIRGLKGSLKKKARCRVCLGDGTLPIFNLDNGSDVAEALQIFANIEVDEDGDYPKHLCKVCHKFIKSAISFRKIAQQSNETLKKHTSVESFDYFQDSHDILKNEMELSDLDTADSLLPTQPIEKEKDKAKDTKVQCTVCNKIVTSAYIKEHVTMHDPNHHKYVCDVCGKSFRLRCSYHNHSLRHRTDFAFKCQFCPYKGRYKELLKNHMRTHTSDYRYMCTECPARFLFKSNLNRHVLIRHREPQHKCDSCKKIFHTKLMLRSHFDAQHLGLKNHVCNICGKAFGYRNAMMKHQRHVHKREKLSFSRMPAYLQAEINNFSTEDNNA; this is encoded by the coding sequence ATGGTTACGTCCTACTATATAATGAAGATGAATCAAAACAGAGGTATGGACATGGATGAATATTACAGTAATTTGCATATTAGAGGCCTGAAAGGATCATTGAAGAAAAAAGCACGCTGTAGAGTTTGTCTCGGGGATGGTACCCTACCAATTTTCAACCTTGACAATGGCTCGGACGTTGCGGAGGCACTGCAAATATTTGCTAACATAGAGGTGGACGAAGATGGTGATTATCCAAAACATTTATGTAAAGTGTGCCATAAGTTTATCAAGAGCGCAATTTCGTTTCGTAAAATAGCACAACAATCTAATGAAACTTTAAAGAAGCACACTAGCGTTGAGTCATTTGATTATTTCCAAGACTCACACGATATTCTCAAGAATGAGATGGAACTGTCAGATCTTGACACTGCAGACTCTTTATTACCAACACAACCTAtagagaaagagaaagataaagCGAAAGATACCAAAGTTCAGTGCACTGTATGTAATAAGATTGTCACCAGTGCATATATCAAAGAACATGTGACAATGCATGACCCAAATCACCACAAATATGTTTGTGATGTATGTGGAAAGTCCTTTAGACTGCGCTGCTCATACCACAACCACAGTTTGCGGCACAGGACCGACTTTGCTTTCAAATGCCAATTTTGTCCATACAAGGGCAGATATAAggagcttttaaaaaatcatatgcGCACACATACAAGCGATTATAGATACATGTGCACAGAATGCCCAGCCAGATTTCTCTTCAAAAGCAATTTAAACCGCCATGTCTTAATCAGACACAGGGAACCCCAACACAAATGTGATTCTTGCAAAAAGATTTTTCACACAAAATTGATGCTCAGAAGTCATTTTGATGCCCAACATCTAggtttaaaaaatcatgtatgcAATATATGTGGGAAGGCTTTTGGCTATAGAAATGCAATGATGAAGCATCAACGACATGTACACAAAAGAGAAAAATTGTCATTTTCAAGAATGCCTGCATATTTACAAgctgaaattaataattttagtactGAAGATAACAATGCATAA